Proteins co-encoded in one Nicotiana sylvestris chromosome 7, ASM39365v2, whole genome shotgun sequence genomic window:
- the LOC104246253 gene encoding glycosyltransferase BC10-like isoform X1 yields the protein MKNKGEDVETPFSLAKDLTISLLRVILMLIIFVVGVVIGLASTSHMYFTLQPQQIIIANNALANTMNQDSSGNCKKEDCLSMGSFFWPKVLIHGMSDDELFWRASLVPYKEEYLFKRVPKVAFMFLTRGDLPLLRLWERFFDGQDVNKYSIFVHSLPGYVLSVSNTSVFYKRQIPSQQVEWGSVTLVDAERRLLANALLDFSNERFVLLSDSCIPLYSFPTVYKYLIGSIHSFVESYDDPSSYGRGRGRYNHHMQPDIKLSDWRKGSQWFEMNRKLAVRIVLDTKYYNIFRKYCTPTCYPDEHYIPTYIRLFYGPSNANRTVTYVDWSLGASHPATFSAVNITEGFIESLRNNGAACSYNSEKAHICYLFARMFDPSALKPLLNLSSKVLKF from the exons ATGAAGAATAAGGGAGAGGATGTAGAGACACCATTTTCATTAGCAAAAGACTTAACAATTAGTCTTTTAAGGGTGATTTTAATGTTGATCATATTTGTAGTTGGGGTAGTAATTGGATTGGCTTCAACCTCACATATGTACTTTACTTTGCAACCTCAGCAGATTATTATTGCAAATAATGCATTGGCTAATACAATGAACCAAGATAGTAGTGGCAATTGTAAAAAGGAGGATTGTTTAAGCATGGGAAGTTTCTTTTGGCCCAAAGTATTGATACATGGAATGTCGGACGATGAATTGTTTTGGAGAGCTTCATTGGTGCCTTACAAGGAAGAGTATCTATTTAAGAGAGTACCTAAAGTGGCTTTTATGTTCTTGACTAGGGGAGATCTACCATTGTTGCGATTGTGGGAGAGGTTCTTTGACGGGCAGGATGTGAACAAATACTCGATATTTGTTCATTCGCTCCCAGGATATGTGCTTAGTGTTTCCAATACCTCAGTTTTTTACAAGCGCCAGATCCCAAGTCAG CAGGTTGAATGGGGATCTGTAACACTGGTTGATGCTGAGAGGCGACTTCTGGCCAATGCCCTGCTGGACTTCTCAAATGAGCGTTTCGTCCTTCTTTCTGATAGTTGCATTCCACTTTACAGTTTCCCAACTGTTTACAAGTATCTCATAGGGTCCATCCATAGTTTTGTTGAATCATATGATGATCCTTCTAGTTATGGGCGTGGGCGTGGGCGTTATAACCACCACATGCAACCTGATATCAAACTTTCTGATTGGAGAAAAGGATCGCAGTGGTTTGAGATGAACCGGAAACTGGCTGTCAGAATAGTTCTAGATACCAAATACTACAATATCTTCCGGAAGTATTGCACACCAACTTGCTACCCAGATGAGCACTATATTCCTACGTATATTCGATTGTTCTATGGACCTTCAAATGCAAACCGAACAGTGACATACGTTGATTGGTCATTAGGGGCCTCCCATCCTGCAACATTCAGCGCAGTTAATATCACTGAAGGTTTCATAGAATCTCTAAGGAATAATGGCGCGGCGTGTTCTTACAACTCAGAGAAGGCACATATCTGTTACCTCTTTGCCAGAATGTTTGATCCAAGTGCTCTAAAACCTTTACTGAACCTCTCCTCCAAAGtattgaaattttga
- the LOC104246255 gene encoding uncharacterized protein isoform X4 yields the protein MKPFSSVSLPDPKSRSCLCSIFITVALICAIYFTGNAFLAKDFRVFLGLGMNNSQQNAQCGTCEVRLRQQKETSHTSTKCKEKCRPFGSEALPEGIVSKTSNLEMRPLWGDVDKKSPNSVNLLAIAVGIKQKELVNSLIKKFLEHDFVVMLFHYDGVVDEWNDLEWSSHVIHVSAMNQTKWWFAKRFLHPDIVSEYDYIFLWDEDLGVESFHPDKYLSIVREEGLEISQPALDLGKSEVHHPITVRRRNSRVHRRFYRFKGSSRCDNNSTAPPCVGWVEMMAPVFSKAAWRCAWYMVQNDLIHAWGLDKKLGYCAQGDRTKKVGVIDAEYITHLGVPTLGGGNSDGNKSSKELADHSPQSKNTSNSEASATALYEKFDNRSLVRNRSSIEMKIFWERWVKASKEDECWVDPFQNQETEPHG from the exons ATGAAGCCTTTTAGCTCT GTTTCCCTTCCTGATCCTAAAAGTAGATCATGTCTCTGCAGCATCTTCATCACTGTTGCTTTGATTTGTGCTATTTACTTCACTGGAAACGCTTTTTTGGCCAAGGATTTCAGG GTGTTTTTAGGATTGGGAATGAACAACTCACAACAGAATGCACAATGTGGTACATGTGAG GTACGGTTAAGACAGCAAAAAGAAACGAGTCATACATCTACCAAATGCAAG GAAAAGTGCAGGCCATTTGGGAGTGAGGCGCTTCCTGAAGGAATTGTTTCGAAAACTTCGAACCTGGAAATGCGCCCTCTGTGGGGTGATGTTGAT AAGAAGTCGCCAAATTCAGTTAATTTATTGGCGATTGCAGTTGGAATAAAGCAAAAAGAGTTGGTGAACAGCCTCATTAAAAAG TTTCTTGAGCATGACTTTGTTGTGATGCTGTTTCACTATGATGGTGTTGTGGATGAATGGAACGATCTGGAATGGAGTAGCCATGTCATACATGTCTCTGCTATGAACCAAACAAAATG GTGGTTTGCGAAGAGGTTTCTACACCCTGACATAGTTTCTGAGTATGATTACATTTTCTTGTGGGATGAGGACCTTGGAGTTGAAAGCTTTCATCCAGACAA GTATCTATCTATTGTTAGAGAAGAAGGGTTGGAGATATCACAGCCTGCACTTGATCTTGGTAAATCAGAAGTTCATCATCCTATTACTGTACGCAGAAGGAACTCTAGAGTACACAG GAGGTTTTACAGGTTCAAAGGTTCCTCGAGGTGTGATAACAACAGTACAGCGCCTCCTTGTGTGGG GTGGGTGGAAATGATGGCTCCTGTATTCTCAAAAGCTGCCTGGCGTTGTGCTTGGTATATGGTCCAG AATGATTTGATCCATGCTTGGGGCCTGGATAAGAAGCTTGGTTATTGTGCACAG GGTGATCGTACAAAGAAAGTCGGCGTGATTGATGCAGAATACATAACTCATCTGGGTGTCCCTACACTAGGTGGTGGTAATTCAGATGGAAATAAG TCGAGCAAAGAACTGGCAGATCATTCTCCACAAAGCAAGAATACGTCCAATTCAGAAGCATCG GCAACTGCACTTTATGAGAAATTTGATAATAGATCCCTG GTTAGAAATCGATCCTCTATCGAAATGAAGATTTTCTGGGAAAGGTGGGTTAAAGCTAGCAAGGAAGATGAATGTTGGGTTGATCCATTTCAAAACCAAGAAACTGAACCTCATGGCTAG
- the LOC104246255 gene encoding uncharacterized protein isoform X1: MYFTFEVSLPDPKSRSCLCSIFITVALICAIYFTGNAFLAKDFRVFLGLGMNNSQQNAQCGTCEVRLRQQKETSHTSTKCKEKCRPFGSEALPEGIVSKTSNLEMRPLWGDVDKKSPNSVNLLAIAVGIKQKELVNSLIKKFLEHDFVVMLFHYDGVVDEWNDLEWSSHVIHVSAMNQTKWWFAKRFLHPDIVSEYDYIFLWDEDLGVESFHPDKYLSIVREEGLEISQPALDLGKSEVHHPITVRRRNSRVHRRFYRFKGSSRCDNNSTAPPCVGWVEMMAPVFSKAAWRCAWYMVQNDLIHAWGLDKKLGYCAQGDRTKKVGVIDAEYITHLGVPTLGGGNSDGNKSSKELADHSPQSKNTSNSEASATALYEKFDNRSLVRNRSSIEMKIFWERWVKASKEDECWVDPFQNQETEPHG, encoded by the exons ATGTACTTTACCTTTGAG GTTTCCCTTCCTGATCCTAAAAGTAGATCATGTCTCTGCAGCATCTTCATCACTGTTGCTTTGATTTGTGCTATTTACTTCACTGGAAACGCTTTTTTGGCCAAGGATTTCAGG GTGTTTTTAGGATTGGGAATGAACAACTCACAACAGAATGCACAATGTGGTACATGTGAG GTACGGTTAAGACAGCAAAAAGAAACGAGTCATACATCTACCAAATGCAAG GAAAAGTGCAGGCCATTTGGGAGTGAGGCGCTTCCTGAAGGAATTGTTTCGAAAACTTCGAACCTGGAAATGCGCCCTCTGTGGGGTGATGTTGAT AAGAAGTCGCCAAATTCAGTTAATTTATTGGCGATTGCAGTTGGAATAAAGCAAAAAGAGTTGGTGAACAGCCTCATTAAAAAG TTTCTTGAGCATGACTTTGTTGTGATGCTGTTTCACTATGATGGTGTTGTGGATGAATGGAACGATCTGGAATGGAGTAGCCATGTCATACATGTCTCTGCTATGAACCAAACAAAATG GTGGTTTGCGAAGAGGTTTCTACACCCTGACATAGTTTCTGAGTATGATTACATTTTCTTGTGGGATGAGGACCTTGGAGTTGAAAGCTTTCATCCAGACAA GTATCTATCTATTGTTAGAGAAGAAGGGTTGGAGATATCACAGCCTGCACTTGATCTTGGTAAATCAGAAGTTCATCATCCTATTACTGTACGCAGAAGGAACTCTAGAGTACACAG GAGGTTTTACAGGTTCAAAGGTTCCTCGAGGTGTGATAACAACAGTACAGCGCCTCCTTGTGTGGG GTGGGTGGAAATGATGGCTCCTGTATTCTCAAAAGCTGCCTGGCGTTGTGCTTGGTATATGGTCCAG AATGATTTGATCCATGCTTGGGGCCTGGATAAGAAGCTTGGTTATTGTGCACAG GGTGATCGTACAAAGAAAGTCGGCGTGATTGATGCAGAATACATAACTCATCTGGGTGTCCCTACACTAGGTGGTGGTAATTCAGATGGAAATAAG TCGAGCAAAGAACTGGCAGATCATTCTCCACAAAGCAAGAATACGTCCAATTCAGAAGCATCG GCAACTGCACTTTATGAGAAATTTGATAATAGATCCCTG GTTAGAAATCGATCCTCTATCGAAATGAAGATTTTCTGGGAAAGGTGGGTTAAAGCTAGCAAGGAAGATGAATGTTGGGTTGATCCATTTCAAAACCAAGAAACTGAACCTCATGGCTAG
- the LOC104246253 gene encoding glycosyltransferase BC10-like isoform X2, which translates to MKNKGEDVETPFSLAKDLTISLLRVILMLIIFVVGVVIGLASTSHMYFTLQPQQIIIANNALANTMNQDSSGNCKKEDCLSMGSFFWPKVLIHGMSDDELFWRASLVPYKEEYLFKRVPKVAFMFLTRGDLPLLRLWERFFDGQDVNKYSIFVHSLPGYVLSVSNTSVFYKRQIPSQVEWGSVTLVDAERRLLANALLDFSNERFVLLSDSCIPLYSFPTVYKYLIGSIHSFVESYDDPSSYGRGRGRYNHHMQPDIKLSDWRKGSQWFEMNRKLAVRIVLDTKYYNIFRKYCTPTCYPDEHYIPTYIRLFYGPSNANRTVTYVDWSLGASHPATFSAVNITEGFIESLRNNGAACSYNSEKAHICYLFARMFDPSALKPLLNLSSKVLKF; encoded by the exons ATGAAGAATAAGGGAGAGGATGTAGAGACACCATTTTCATTAGCAAAAGACTTAACAATTAGTCTTTTAAGGGTGATTTTAATGTTGATCATATTTGTAGTTGGGGTAGTAATTGGATTGGCTTCAACCTCACATATGTACTTTACTTTGCAACCTCAGCAGATTATTATTGCAAATAATGCATTGGCTAATACAATGAACCAAGATAGTAGTGGCAATTGTAAAAAGGAGGATTGTTTAAGCATGGGAAGTTTCTTTTGGCCCAAAGTATTGATACATGGAATGTCGGACGATGAATTGTTTTGGAGAGCTTCATTGGTGCCTTACAAGGAAGAGTATCTATTTAAGAGAGTACCTAAAGTGGCTTTTATGTTCTTGACTAGGGGAGATCTACCATTGTTGCGATTGTGGGAGAGGTTCTTTGACGGGCAGGATGTGAACAAATACTCGATATTTGTTCATTCGCTCCCAGGATATGTGCTTAGTGTTTCCAATACCTCAGTTTTTTACAAGCGCCAGATCCCAAGTCAG GTTGAATGGGGATCTGTAACACTGGTTGATGCTGAGAGGCGACTTCTGGCCAATGCCCTGCTGGACTTCTCAAATGAGCGTTTCGTCCTTCTTTCTGATAGTTGCATTCCACTTTACAGTTTCCCAACTGTTTACAAGTATCTCATAGGGTCCATCCATAGTTTTGTTGAATCATATGATGATCCTTCTAGTTATGGGCGTGGGCGTGGGCGTTATAACCACCACATGCAACCTGATATCAAACTTTCTGATTGGAGAAAAGGATCGCAGTGGTTTGAGATGAACCGGAAACTGGCTGTCAGAATAGTTCTAGATACCAAATACTACAATATCTTCCGGAAGTATTGCACACCAACTTGCTACCCAGATGAGCACTATATTCCTACGTATATTCGATTGTTCTATGGACCTTCAAATGCAAACCGAACAGTGACATACGTTGATTGGTCATTAGGGGCCTCCCATCCTGCAACATTCAGCGCAGTTAATATCACTGAAGGTTTCATAGAATCTCTAAGGAATAATGGCGCGGCGTGTTCTTACAACTCAGAGAAGGCACATATCTGTTACCTCTTTGCCAGAATGTTTGATCCAAGTGCTCTAAAACCTTTACTGAACCTCTCCTCCAAAGtattgaaattttga
- the LOC104246255 gene encoding uncharacterized protein isoform X3, whose product MEDSFNIVKHLRLVLEVQPFSYLIAEILHLYLSRLPLVSLPDPKSRSCLCSIFITVALICAIYFTGNAFLAKDFRVFLGLGMNNSQQNAQCGTCEVRLRQQKETSHTSTKCKEKCRPFGSEALPEGIVSKTSNLEMRPLWGDVDKKSPNSVNLLAIAVGIKQKELVNSLIKKFLEHDFVVMLFHYDGVVDEWNDLEWSSHVIHVSAMNQTKWWFAKRFLHPDIVSEYDYIFLWDEDLGVESFHPDKYLSIVREEGLEISQPALDLGKSEVHHPITVRRRNSRVHRRFYRFKGSSRCDNNSTAPPCVGWVEMMAPVFSKAAWRCAWYMVQNDLIHAWGLDKKLGYCAQGDRTKKVGVIDAEYITHLGVPTLGGGNSDGNKSSKELADHSPQSKNTSNSEASATALYEKFDNRSLVRNRSSIEMKIFWERWVKASKEDECWVDPFQNQETEPHG is encoded by the exons ATGGAGGATTCGTTTAACATAGTCAAGCACCTACGGCTAGTACTAGAAGTACAACCATTCTCATATCTGATAGCAGAGATCCTCCATTTATACCTATCACGACTGCCACTG GTTTCCCTTCCTGATCCTAAAAGTAGATCATGTCTCTGCAGCATCTTCATCACTGTTGCTTTGATTTGTGCTATTTACTTCACTGGAAACGCTTTTTTGGCCAAGGATTTCAGG GTGTTTTTAGGATTGGGAATGAACAACTCACAACAGAATGCACAATGTGGTACATGTGAG GTACGGTTAAGACAGCAAAAAGAAACGAGTCATACATCTACCAAATGCAAG GAAAAGTGCAGGCCATTTGGGAGTGAGGCGCTTCCTGAAGGAATTGTTTCGAAAACTTCGAACCTGGAAATGCGCCCTCTGTGGGGTGATGTTGAT AAGAAGTCGCCAAATTCAGTTAATTTATTGGCGATTGCAGTTGGAATAAAGCAAAAAGAGTTGGTGAACAGCCTCATTAAAAAG TTTCTTGAGCATGACTTTGTTGTGATGCTGTTTCACTATGATGGTGTTGTGGATGAATGGAACGATCTGGAATGGAGTAGCCATGTCATACATGTCTCTGCTATGAACCAAACAAAATG GTGGTTTGCGAAGAGGTTTCTACACCCTGACATAGTTTCTGAGTATGATTACATTTTCTTGTGGGATGAGGACCTTGGAGTTGAAAGCTTTCATCCAGACAA GTATCTATCTATTGTTAGAGAAGAAGGGTTGGAGATATCACAGCCTGCACTTGATCTTGGTAAATCAGAAGTTCATCATCCTATTACTGTACGCAGAAGGAACTCTAGAGTACACAG GAGGTTTTACAGGTTCAAAGGTTCCTCGAGGTGTGATAACAACAGTACAGCGCCTCCTTGTGTGGG GTGGGTGGAAATGATGGCTCCTGTATTCTCAAAAGCTGCCTGGCGTTGTGCTTGGTATATGGTCCAG AATGATTTGATCCATGCTTGGGGCCTGGATAAGAAGCTTGGTTATTGTGCACAG GGTGATCGTACAAAGAAAGTCGGCGTGATTGATGCAGAATACATAACTCATCTGGGTGTCCCTACACTAGGTGGTGGTAATTCAGATGGAAATAAG TCGAGCAAAGAACTGGCAGATCATTCTCCACAAAGCAAGAATACGTCCAATTCAGAAGCATCG GCAACTGCACTTTATGAGAAATTTGATAATAGATCCCTG GTTAGAAATCGATCCTCTATCGAAATGAAGATTTTCTGGGAAAGGTGGGTTAAAGCTAGCAAGGAAGATGAATGTTGGGTTGATCCATTTCAAAACCAAGAAACTGAACCTCATGGCTAG
- the LOC104246255 gene encoding uncharacterized protein isoform X2, producing the protein MYFTFEVSLPDPKSRSCLCSIFITVALICAIYFTGNAFLAKDFRVFLGLGMNNSQQNAQCGTCEVRLRQQKETSHTSTKCKEKCRPFGSEALPEGIVSKTSNLEMRPLWGDVDKSPNSVNLLAIAVGIKQKELVNSLIKKFLEHDFVVMLFHYDGVVDEWNDLEWSSHVIHVSAMNQTKWWFAKRFLHPDIVSEYDYIFLWDEDLGVESFHPDKYLSIVREEGLEISQPALDLGKSEVHHPITVRRRNSRVHRRFYRFKGSSRCDNNSTAPPCVGWVEMMAPVFSKAAWRCAWYMVQNDLIHAWGLDKKLGYCAQGDRTKKVGVIDAEYITHLGVPTLGGGNSDGNKSSKELADHSPQSKNTSNSEASATALYEKFDNRSLVRNRSSIEMKIFWERWVKASKEDECWVDPFQNQETEPHG; encoded by the exons ATGTACTTTACCTTTGAG GTTTCCCTTCCTGATCCTAAAAGTAGATCATGTCTCTGCAGCATCTTCATCACTGTTGCTTTGATTTGTGCTATTTACTTCACTGGAAACGCTTTTTTGGCCAAGGATTTCAGG GTGTTTTTAGGATTGGGAATGAACAACTCACAACAGAATGCACAATGTGGTACATGTGAG GTACGGTTAAGACAGCAAAAAGAAACGAGTCATACATCTACCAAATGCAAG GAAAAGTGCAGGCCATTTGGGAGTGAGGCGCTTCCTGAAGGAATTGTTTCGAAAACTTCGAACCTGGAAATGCGCCCTCTGTGGGGTGATGTTGAT AAGTCGCCAAATTCAGTTAATTTATTGGCGATTGCAGTTGGAATAAAGCAAAAAGAGTTGGTGAACAGCCTCATTAAAAAG TTTCTTGAGCATGACTTTGTTGTGATGCTGTTTCACTATGATGGTGTTGTGGATGAATGGAACGATCTGGAATGGAGTAGCCATGTCATACATGTCTCTGCTATGAACCAAACAAAATG GTGGTTTGCGAAGAGGTTTCTACACCCTGACATAGTTTCTGAGTATGATTACATTTTCTTGTGGGATGAGGACCTTGGAGTTGAAAGCTTTCATCCAGACAA GTATCTATCTATTGTTAGAGAAGAAGGGTTGGAGATATCACAGCCTGCACTTGATCTTGGTAAATCAGAAGTTCATCATCCTATTACTGTACGCAGAAGGAACTCTAGAGTACACAG GAGGTTTTACAGGTTCAAAGGTTCCTCGAGGTGTGATAACAACAGTACAGCGCCTCCTTGTGTGGG GTGGGTGGAAATGATGGCTCCTGTATTCTCAAAAGCTGCCTGGCGTTGTGCTTGGTATATGGTCCAG AATGATTTGATCCATGCTTGGGGCCTGGATAAGAAGCTTGGTTATTGTGCACAG GGTGATCGTACAAAGAAAGTCGGCGTGATTGATGCAGAATACATAACTCATCTGGGTGTCCCTACACTAGGTGGTGGTAATTCAGATGGAAATAAG TCGAGCAAAGAACTGGCAGATCATTCTCCACAAAGCAAGAATACGTCCAATTCAGAAGCATCG GCAACTGCACTTTATGAGAAATTTGATAATAGATCCCTG GTTAGAAATCGATCCTCTATCGAAATGAAGATTTTCTGGGAAAGGTGGGTTAAAGCTAGCAAGGAAGATGAATGTTGGGTTGATCCATTTCAAAACCAAGAAACTGAACCTCATGGCTAG
- the LOC104246255 gene encoding uncharacterized protein isoform X5: MHNVVHVRLRQQKETSHTSTKCKEKCRPFGSEALPEGIVSKTSNLEMRPLWGDVDKKSPNSVNLLAIAVGIKQKELVNSLIKKFLEHDFVVMLFHYDGVVDEWNDLEWSSHVIHVSAMNQTKWWFAKRFLHPDIVSEYDYIFLWDEDLGVESFHPDKYLSIVREEGLEISQPALDLGKSEVHHPITVRRRNSRVHRRFYRFKGSSRCDNNSTAPPCVGWVEMMAPVFSKAAWRCAWYMVQNDLIHAWGLDKKLGYCAQGDRTKKVGVIDAEYITHLGVPTLGGGNSDGNKSSKELADHSPQSKNTSNSEASATALYEKFDNRSLVRNRSSIEMKIFWERWVKASKEDECWVDPFQNQETEPHG, from the exons ATGCACAATGTGGTACAT GTACGGTTAAGACAGCAAAAAGAAACGAGTCATACATCTACCAAATGCAAG GAAAAGTGCAGGCCATTTGGGAGTGAGGCGCTTCCTGAAGGAATTGTTTCGAAAACTTCGAACCTGGAAATGCGCCCTCTGTGGGGTGATGTTGAT AAGAAGTCGCCAAATTCAGTTAATTTATTGGCGATTGCAGTTGGAATAAAGCAAAAAGAGTTGGTGAACAGCCTCATTAAAAAG TTTCTTGAGCATGACTTTGTTGTGATGCTGTTTCACTATGATGGTGTTGTGGATGAATGGAACGATCTGGAATGGAGTAGCCATGTCATACATGTCTCTGCTATGAACCAAACAAAATG GTGGTTTGCGAAGAGGTTTCTACACCCTGACATAGTTTCTGAGTATGATTACATTTTCTTGTGGGATGAGGACCTTGGAGTTGAAAGCTTTCATCCAGACAA GTATCTATCTATTGTTAGAGAAGAAGGGTTGGAGATATCACAGCCTGCACTTGATCTTGGTAAATCAGAAGTTCATCATCCTATTACTGTACGCAGAAGGAACTCTAGAGTACACAG GAGGTTTTACAGGTTCAAAGGTTCCTCGAGGTGTGATAACAACAGTACAGCGCCTCCTTGTGTGGG GTGGGTGGAAATGATGGCTCCTGTATTCTCAAAAGCTGCCTGGCGTTGTGCTTGGTATATGGTCCAG AATGATTTGATCCATGCTTGGGGCCTGGATAAGAAGCTTGGTTATTGTGCACAG GGTGATCGTACAAAGAAAGTCGGCGTGATTGATGCAGAATACATAACTCATCTGGGTGTCCCTACACTAGGTGGTGGTAATTCAGATGGAAATAAG TCGAGCAAAGAACTGGCAGATCATTCTCCACAAAGCAAGAATACGTCCAATTCAGAAGCATCG GCAACTGCACTTTATGAGAAATTTGATAATAGATCCCTG GTTAGAAATCGATCCTCTATCGAAATGAAGATTTTCTGGGAAAGGTGGGTTAAAGCTAGCAAGGAAGATGAATGTTGGGTTGATCCATTTCAAAACCAAGAAACTGAACCTCATGGCTAG